In one Hypomesus transpacificus isolate Combined female chromosome 18, fHypTra1, whole genome shotgun sequence genomic region, the following are encoded:
- the commd7 gene encoding COMM domain-containing protein 7, whose translation MLQLHFSKDSLPDSVSNDFQNLNKFSEQQFVRLTEILFNFLLEPKETDRFLQELMEFAGDNRMSAGPLRNLMKSVLLVPHGALKKNLTADQVKEDLLTLGLNEEKATNFSQQWSVHYAVLSKLAVGQTLMVNQLVDMEWKFGVTVGTSEIQKLGNIFLQLKLVIRKGNSTENVHMELTLPQFYNFLHEMERAKASMDCFS comes from the exons ATGTTGCAACTACATTTTTCTAAAGATTCATTACCAGATTCTGTGAGCAACGACTTTCAGAATTTAAACAAGTTCAGTGAGCAG CAATTTGTGCGACTTACAGAGATACTCTTTAACTTCCTGCTGGAACCAAAAGAG acagacaggttcctGCAGGAGCTTATGGAATTTGCGGGAGATAACAGGATGAGTGCTGGTCCACTGAGGAACCTGATGAAGAGTGTTCTCCTGGTTCCACATG GAGCCCTCAAGAAGAATCTGACAGCTGACCAGGTTAAAGAAGACCTCCTGACGTTAG GCTTAAATGAAGAAAAAGCCACTAATTTTTCCCAGCAG TGGAGCGTCCACTATGCTGTGCTGTCCAAGCTGGCCGTAGGACAGACCTTGATGGTCAACCAGCTGGTGGACATGGAGTGGAAGTTTGGAG TGACGGTTGGGACCAGTGAAATCCAGAAGCTTGGCAACATCTTTCTACAG TTGAAGTTGGTCATCAGGAAGGGGAACTCCACTGAAAACGTCCACATGG AGTTGACACTCCCACAGTTTTATAACTTCCTtcatgagatggagagagccaaGGCCAGCATGGACTGTTTCAGCTGA